A window of the Eulemur rufifrons isolate Redbay chromosome 6, OSU_ERuf_1, whole genome shotgun sequence genome harbors these coding sequences:
- the LOC138384802 gene encoding lysine-specific demethylase 4D-like: MGSEHSDTQNPSFTIMTFYPTMEEFTDFSKYIAYMESQGAHRAGLAKVIPPKEWKARQTYADISDILIAAPLQQVASGKAGVFTQYHKKKKAMTLGEYRCLANSEKHRTPPHLNFEDLERKYWKTRIYDSPIYGADVSGSLFDENTKQWNLGHLGTILDLLEQECGVVIEGVNTPYLYFGMWKTTFAWHTEDMDLYSINYLHFGEPKTWYAVPPEHGQRLERLARVLFPGSARGCEAFLRHKVALISPTVLKDNGIPFSRMTQEAGEFMVTFPYGYHAGFNHGFNCAEAINFATPRWIDYGKVASQCSCGEARVIFSMDAFVRTLQPERYELWKRGQDRVVLDLAEPRTVGSQERTTWRKVQVPRKAALGWRHSRGRRAGLSSCSVVQRSLVVSPTPRPSVVQGASPHREPMAASSFQDPSEALPLTLGPSPVDFHPSTGTHGRGRGRGRGRGRGRGRGRGRGLGGRGCGRPSGKLGFQEPTLPPQAKRRLLQGTAHSAVGPEPHPLSANGGLMHRPAPLSPGLLHPANAAGCCCAPDLQPLGPPLDPDNQMHPGPCLLSLDNITVDLPDIVPLTPLNVIVPLETFSRNAARDCPTPVNLAEVVAMDHSYASRILAPPWLDTVACSTFQATTNLCSSTNSTFYQFCLSALSLASEMF; this comes from the coding sequence ATGGGGTCTGAGCACTCTGATACCCAGAACCCAAGTTTTACAATCATGACATTTTACCCAACCATGGAAGAATTTACAGATTTCAGCAAATATATTGCTTACATGGAATCCCAAGGTGCACACCGAGCTGGCCTAGCCAAGGTAATTCCACCCAAGGAGTGGAAAGCCAGACAGACCTATGCTGACATCAGTGACATCTTAATAGCCGCTCCTCTCCAGCAGGTGGCCTCTGGGAAGGCAGGTGTGTTTACTCAGtaccataaaaagaagaaagccatGACCCTGGGGGAGTATCGCTGCTTGGCAAACAGTGAAAAACATCGGACTCCACCACACCTGAATTTTGAAGATTTGGAGAGAAAATACTGGAAGACTCGCATCTATGATTCACCAATTTATGGTGCTGATGTCAGTGGCTCCTTGTTTGATGAAAACACTAAACAGTGGAACCTTGGGCACCTGGGAACGATTCTGGACCTATTGGAGCAGGAATGTGGAGTTGTCATCGAAGGCGTCAACACACCCTACCTGTACTTTGGCATGTGGAAGACCACCTTTGCTTGGCACACGGAGGACATGGACCTTTACAGCATCAACTACCTGCACTTCGGGGAGCCCAAAACTTGGTACGCGGTGCCCCCAGAACACGGCCAGCGCCTGGAACGCCTGGCCCGGGTGCTTTTCCCAGGCAGTGCCAGGGGCTGTGAGGCCTTCCTGAGGCACAAGGTGGCTCTCATCTCGCCCACTGTCCTCAAGGACAATGGGATTCCCTTCAGTCGCATGACTCAGGAGGCTGGCGAGTTCATGGTGACCTTTCCCTACGGCTACCACGCTGGCTTCAACCATGGCTTCAACTGCGCGGAGGCCATCAATTTCGCGACCCCGCGATGGATCGATTATGGCAAAGTGGCTTCGCAGTGCAGCTGCGGGGAGGCCAGGGTGATCTTTTCCATGGATGCTTTCGTGCGCACCCTGCAACCCGAGCGCTATGAGCTGTGGAAACGCGGGCAAGACCGAGTGGTTTTAGATCTCGCGGAGCCCAGGACCGTGGGCAGCCAGGAGCGGACCACGTGGAGGAAGGTCCAAGTGCCCAGGAAAGCCGCGCTGGGCTGGAGGCACTCCAGAGGTCGCCGAGCCGGACTTTCCAGTTGCTCTGTGGTCCAGAGGTCCCTTGTGGTATCTCCAACCCCAAGGCCTTCCGTAGTCCAAGGGGCTTCTCCCCATCGCGAACCCATGGCCGCTAGCAGTTTCCAAGATCCCTCAGAGGCCCTGCCCCTAACCCTGGGTCCATCCCCTGTAGATTTCCATCCCTCAACTGGCACAcatggtcggggtcggggtcggggtcggggtcggggtcggggtcggggtcggggtcggggtcggggtcttGGTGGTCGAGGCTGTGGTCGTCCTTCTGGGAAACTAGGGTTTCAGGAGCcgaccctcccgcctcaggcCAAGCGGAGACTCTTGCAGGGCACAGCACACTCGGCTGTGGGCCCGGAGCCTCATCCCCTATCTGCTAATGGAGGGTTGATGCACAGGCCTGCACCTTTGAGCCCTGGGCTCCTGCATCCTGCCAACGCAGCTGGCTGCTGCTGTGCCCCCGATCTGCAACCTTTGGGGCCCCCTCTGGATCCCGATAATCAGATGCACCCTGGTCCCTGCCTGCTATCCCTGGACAACATTACCGTGGATCTCCCTGACATTGTCCCCCTGACTCCTCTCAATGTCATTGTACCTTTGGAAACGTTCTCCAGGAATGCTGCTCGGGACTGCCCAACCCCTGTGAACCTGGCTGAGGTTGTAGCAATGGACCACTCCTATGCCTCTAGAATCCTGGCTCCTCCCTGGCTTGATACTGTGGCTTGCTCTACCTTCCAGGCCACCACCAACCTCTGCTCAAGCACCAACTCAACGTTTTACCAATTTTGTCTATCAGCCTTGAGTCTGGCCTcagaaatgttttga